The genome window AAAGTCCGCCTAAGTTAAAGCGGACTTTTCAGAATCTCAAGCAAAGTTGAAAACTCAGCGAGTATGATTACTTGTTTACGGCGGTCTTTAAGGCAGAGCCGGGCTTAAAGCGAGCGACTTTCTTTGCCTTAATTTTAAGAGGAGCACCGGTTTTCGGATTGCGGCCGGTTCTTGCGGCGCGCTTTCCAACTGAGAATGTTCCGAAACCGATTAAGGTCACGGTGCCACCCTTTTTCAAAGTAGCGGTAACACCTTCCATAAAGGAGTTAACGGCTTTTTCAGCTGCGGCTTTGGATACATCCGCATCTTTGGCAATCTTTTCTACGAGATCTGCTTTTGACATGTCAAAAAAGTTTTAGTGTTGATAGACTTGATTTGGATTGATTTTTCAATCAATCTTGAGCGAATTTAGTAAATAAAATCAATTTGTCAAGTACTTAGCACCCGAAAACCCTAATAAAATCAAAGTTTTATAGGGAATTGGTAAACCAGCTTCTTTTTGTGAATCAAAAGTGAGGTCGTATATTCGCGTGCTTTTTTCGCTTCTCATGACTGAAATCAAAATTTTAAACTTGTTTGATTAGAATTCAA of Chloroherpetonaceae bacterium contains these proteins:
- a CDS encoding HU family DNA-binding protein — translated: MSKADLVEKIAKDADVSKAAAEKAVNSFMEGVTATLKKGGTVTLIGFGTFSVGKRAARTGRNPKTGAPLKIKAKKVARFKPGSALKTAVNK